Proteins encoded in a region of the Prunus persica cultivar Lovell chromosome G4, Prunus_persica_NCBIv2, whole genome shotgun sequence genome:
- the LOC18779934 gene encoding ankyrin repeat-containing protein At5g02620 isoform X1 — translation MDRLVYEAATSGDVGLFRRIEDGDELPDVLYKRTPKDNNVLHIAAEFKQIKFFNDIPLEYGSSLFWATNKKGDTPLHVAAKVGCVEVVEFLIEHARKSLHHMERGDEESGPADDESQNKLLRVKNSDNDTTLHLAVRYNHDEVAIRLMEADPQLCCFTNKANESPLFLAVRKGTPSIVHCILKAYESGVSPSFQGTNGLTALHAAVTQEQLKDKDVVEILVSKNRDLIKEVDAIGWTPLHYAAFTGNVEATQLLMESDSSASYIMDLSSKMSALHVAAYAGHTKVMEELIRYQPDTCDLVNSKGQTVLHSAILGGQGKVVEYILRTPKLTGLINEADEDGNTPLHIAVKYKKVEIISILTADHRVDKAAVNKKVSKAIDIFLGQNREEQGTIDSLVLHQLGSCVGGPFFQQKISDDFNKPETSEKDTPGTSAIEHKRRSQQSTSNQALKRLDTKLVVTTLIATVTFAAAVTPPGGFKSDGKSVLSEDTFFKVFQFFNQVTFMLAIIAIYNESNPIRISSIEIATPESLIRYSIGGLLVAFFSATMAVTPERRRMLTLRAKPFTGQPPFDVILNVIGGFGVALLSMHVIWTMHRKLRRNNRPGCQPCNL, via the exons ATGGATCGTTTGGTATATGAGGCGGCAACATCCGGCGATGTGGGTTTGTTCAGAAGGATTGAAGATGGTGATGAATTACCAGATGTTCTTTATAAGAGAACACCCAAAGACAACAATGTTCTTCACATTGCAGCTGaattcaaacaaataaaattcttcAATGACATCCCACTTGAATATGGATCTTCACTGTTTTGGGCCACCAACAAGAAGGGTGACACTCCACTGCACGTTGCTGCCAAAGTAGGATGTGTTGAAGTAGTTGAGTTCCTCATTGAACATGCAAGGAAATCGCTTCATCACATGGAAAGAGGTGACGAGGAGAGCGGACCAGCTGATGATGAATCTCAAAACAAGTTACTCCGAGTGAAAAACTCGGATAACGACACAACGTTGCATCTTGCTGTTCGATACAATCACGATGAAGTTGCGATTCGGTTAATGGAAGCCGATCCTCAATTGTGTTGTTTCACTAATAAGGCAAATGAGTCGCCCTTGTTCCTAGCTGTTAGAAAAGGCACTCCAAGCATTGTTCATTGTATTTTGAAGGCGTACGAGTCTGGCGTTTCTCCTTCTTTTCAGGGGACAAACGGATTGACAGCTTTGCATGCCGCAGTGACTCAGGAACAACTCAAAGACAAAG ACGTTGTGGAGATTCTGGTGTCCAAAAATCGAGACCTAATCAAAGAAGTTGATGCTATTGGATGGACTCCCTTGCACTACGCAGCATTCACAGGGAACGTTGAAGCTACTCAACTACTGATGGAATCTGATAGTTCTGCTTCTTATATCATGGACTTATCATCGAAAATGTCAGCTCTCCATGTTGCAGCCTATGCAGGCCACACCAAAGTGATGGAAGAGTTAATTCGATATCAACCTGATACTTGCgatttggttaattcaaaGGGCCAAACGGTTCTTCATTCTGCAATTTTAGGTGGACAAGGCAAGGTGGTTGAGTACATATTAAGGACGCCTAAACTTACGGGACTTATTAATGAAGCTGATGAAGACGGAAACACTCCTTTGCATATCGCTGTTAAGTACAAGAAAGTAGAAATTATCTCCATTTTGACGGCCGACCATAGAGTGGACAAGGCTGCTGTCAATAAAAAGGTCTCAAAAGCCAttgatatttttcttggtCAAAATAGGGAAGAACAG GGAACTATTGACAGTCTGGTTTTGCACCAGTTGGGGTCCTGCGTAGGCGGTCCatttttccaacaaaaaatcaGCGATGATTTCAACAAACCGGAAACTTCAGAGAAGGATACGCCCGGCACATCGGCCATTGAACACAAGAGGCGAAGCCAGCAATCTACTTCCAATCAGGCCTTGAAAAGACTAGATACCAAACTAGTGGTGACGACGCTTATCGCAACCGTCACTTTTGCAGCAGCTGTAACCCCGCCGGGTGGATTTAAAAGCGACGGAAAGTCAGTTCTATCGGAAGATACATTTTTCAAAGTATTTCAGTTTTTCAACCAGGTAACCTTTATGCTCGCAATTATTGCAATCTATAACGAATCAAATCCAATACGTATCTCGTCAATCGAAATAGCCACACCTGAAAGTCTCATTCGGTATTCCATCGGAGGGTTGCTGGTAGCATTTTTCTCGGCCACGATGGCAGTGACGCCCGAACGCCGCAGAATGCTTACACTTAGAGCAAAACCCTTTACGGGTCAACCTCCGTTTGATGTTATTCTCAATGTAATTGGTGGGTTCGGGGTGGCACTTCTTTCGATGCACGTGATTTGGACTATGCATCGAAAATTGAGGAGAAACAACCGGCCAGGCTGTCAACCGTGTAACTTATaa
- the LOC18779934 gene encoding ankyrin-3 isoform X2, which produces MDPSLYKIARSGDLGFLRTARDNVLYKRTPKDNNVLHIAAEFKQIKFFNDIPLEYGSSLFWATNKKGDTPLHVAAKVGCVEVVEFLIEHARKSLHHMERGDEESGPADDESQNKLLRVKNSDNDTTLHLAVRYNHDEVAIRLMEADPQLCCFTNKANESPLFLAVRKGTPSIVHCILKAYESGVSPSFQGTNGLTALHAAVTQEQLKDKDVVEILVSKNRDLIKEVDAIGWTPLHYAAFTGNVEATQLLMESDSSASYIMDLSSKMSALHVAAYAGHTKVMEELIRYQPDTCDLVNSKGQTVLHSAILGGQGKVVEYILRTPKLTGLINEADEDGNTPLHIAVKYKKVEIISILTADHRVDKAAVNKKVSKAIDIFLGQNREEQGTIDSLVLHQLGSCVGGPFFQQKISDDFNKPETSEKDTPGTSAIEHKRRSQQSTSNQALKRLDTKLVVTTLIATVTFAAAVTPPGGFKSDGKSVLSEDTFFKVFQFFNQVTFMLAIIAIYNESNPIRISSIEIATPESLIRYSIGGLLVAFFSATMAVTPERRRMLTLRAKPFTGQPPFDVILNVIGGFGVALLSMHVIWTMHRKLRRNNRPGCQPCNL; this is translated from the exons ATGTTCTTTATAAGAGAACACCCAAAGACAACAATGTTCTTCACATTGCAGCTGaattcaaacaaataaaattcttcAATGACATCCCACTTGAATATGGATCTTCACTGTTTTGGGCCACCAACAAGAAGGGTGACACTCCACTGCACGTTGCTGCCAAAGTAGGATGTGTTGAAGTAGTTGAGTTCCTCATTGAACATGCAAGGAAATCGCTTCATCACATGGAAAGAGGTGACGAGGAGAGCGGACCAGCTGATGATGAATCTCAAAACAAGTTACTCCGAGTGAAAAACTCGGATAACGACACAACGTTGCATCTTGCTGTTCGATACAATCACGATGAAGTTGCGATTCGGTTAATGGAAGCCGATCCTCAATTGTGTTGTTTCACTAATAAGGCAAATGAGTCGCCCTTGTTCCTAGCTGTTAGAAAAGGCACTCCAAGCATTGTTCATTGTATTTTGAAGGCGTACGAGTCTGGCGTTTCTCCTTCTTTTCAGGGGACAAACGGATTGACAGCTTTGCATGCCGCAGTGACTCAGGAACAACTCAAAGACAAAG ACGTTGTGGAGATTCTGGTGTCCAAAAATCGAGACCTAATCAAAGAAGTTGATGCTATTGGATGGACTCCCTTGCACTACGCAGCATTCACAGGGAACGTTGAAGCTACTCAACTACTGATGGAATCTGATAGTTCTGCTTCTTATATCATGGACTTATCATCGAAAATGTCAGCTCTCCATGTTGCAGCCTATGCAGGCCACACCAAAGTGATGGAAGAGTTAATTCGATATCAACCTGATACTTGCgatttggttaattcaaaGGGCCAAACGGTTCTTCATTCTGCAATTTTAGGTGGACAAGGCAAGGTGGTTGAGTACATATTAAGGACGCCTAAACTTACGGGACTTATTAATGAAGCTGATGAAGACGGAAACACTCCTTTGCATATCGCTGTTAAGTACAAGAAAGTAGAAATTATCTCCATTTTGACGGCCGACCATAGAGTGGACAAGGCTGCTGTCAATAAAAAGGTCTCAAAAGCCAttgatatttttcttggtCAAAATAGGGAAGAACAG GGAACTATTGACAGTCTGGTTTTGCACCAGTTGGGGTCCTGCGTAGGCGGTCCatttttccaacaaaaaatcaGCGATGATTTCAACAAACCGGAAACTTCAGAGAAGGATACGCCCGGCACATCGGCCATTGAACACAAGAGGCGAAGCCAGCAATCTACTTCCAATCAGGCCTTGAAAAGACTAGATACCAAACTAGTGGTGACGACGCTTATCGCAACCGTCACTTTTGCAGCAGCTGTAACCCCGCCGGGTGGATTTAAAAGCGACGGAAAGTCAGTTCTATCGGAAGATACATTTTTCAAAGTATTTCAGTTTTTCAACCAGGTAACCTTTATGCTCGCAATTATTGCAATCTATAACGAATCAAATCCAATACGTATCTCGTCAATCGAAATAGCCACACCTGAAAGTCTCATTCGGTATTCCATCGGAGGGTTGCTGGTAGCATTTTTCTCGGCCACGATGGCAGTGACGCCCGAACGCCGCAGAATGCTTACACTTAGAGCAAAACCCTTTACGGGTCAACCTCCGTTTGATGTTATTCTCAATGTAATTGGTGGGTTCGGGGTGGCACTTCTTTCGATGCACGTGATTTGGACTATGCATCGAAAATTGAGGAGAAACAACCGGCCAGGCTGTCAACCGTGTAACTTATaa
- the LOC18780335 gene encoding endoplasmic reticulum oxidoreductin-1: MFELEDNKAKLWCDCPFWTEDGMCLLRDCSICECPENEFPEPFKRPLLQGLPPDSFVCQEGKQQGTFDWTLDSRAFRGWVETDNPWTNDEETDNGEMTYVNLLLNPERYTGNAGPSPRRIWDAVYSENCPKYSSQDICQEKKVLYKLISGLHSSISIHIAADYLLDKTTNLVLLLPHIM, encoded by the exons ATGTTTGAGCTTGAAGACAACAAG GCCAAGCTCTGGTGTGACTGTCCCTTTTGGACCGAAGATGGTATGTGCCTGTTGCGTGACTGCAGCATCTGTGAATGCCCAGAAAATGAATTTCCAGAACCTTTTAAGAGGCCCTTGCTCCAGGGCCTTCCACCTGACAGTTTTGTGTGTCAAGAGGGAAAGCAGCAGGGGACTTTTGACTGGACGCTAGACAGTAGAGCTTTCAGAGGCTGGGTTGAGACAGATAATCCTTGGACAAATGATGAGGAGACGGATAATG GTGAGATGACATATGTGAACCTTCTATTGAACCCTGAACGTTACACTGGCAATGCTGGTCCATCACCAAGAAGGATATGGGATGCTGTGTATTCTGAAAATTGCCCGAAAT ATTCATCTCAGGACATTTGCCAGGAGAAAAAAGTATTATACAAATTAATATCTGGTCTTCACTCCTCAATTTCGATCCACATAGCTGCTGATTATCTTCTTGATAAGACTACTAATCTGGTTCTCCTTCTGCCTCATATCATGTGA
- the LOC18779174 gene encoding ankyrin repeat-containing protein At5g02620 — protein MDPSLYKAARSGDLGFLRRARDSKVSNSFLDQKTPKDNNILHVAAEFKQIDFFINAPLDDQSPLFWATNKKGNTPLHVAARVGCHEVVKFLIEHAQRTLIDPADQESGPADANAHKELLRKTNSQKDTALHVAVRNEHAGVVTLLVEADPHLCSFTNSANESPLFLAVRNGYANIVLYILNESPIFPSFHGTNGVTALHMAVTRKHLTGRGIVETMVSKKPGIIREVDELGWTPLHYAALGGNLEAARVLLQLDSDASYILDKSGISALHVAAYAGCTKILEEMIGRRPDTCDLLNDKGQTILHAAVLGEQINVVNYILKNPKLAGLINEVDNDGNTPLHLAARQHNRKIITTLTHDRRVDKTAINEEFSQAVDYFLGDNFGEKESINLRDLHVLDHLGRSVGIPFFQQQITSDIKKPESPGSVAHKREKRQAHSDQVPKGRDTILLVATLIASVTFAAGLNVPGGFKSDGTAALQDSKFFVFFITLDVAAFSLAFIAIFIELIGTIIKFQLAIPTSTTLIQHSITWMVMAFFSGTLAVMSESGKVGMCIGVLTNFLFIGIYMYLEKRRKPTAKFKKIHII, from the exons ATGGATCCTTCCCTTTATAAGGCGGCAAGATCAGGAGACCTTGGTTTCTTGAGAAGAGCAAGAGATAGCAAAGTATCAAATAGTTTTCTTGATCAGAAAACTCCTAAAGACAACAATATACTCCACGTCGCAGCTGAATTCAAGCAAATAGATTTCTTCATAAACGCCCCGCTTGATGATCAATCTCCCCTGTTTTGGGCCACCAACAAGAAAGGCAACACTCCCTTGCACGTTGCTGCAAGAGTAGGCTGTCATGAAGTCGTAAAGTTTCTCATCGAACACGCACAGAGAACACTAATTGATCCAGCTGATCAGGAGAGTGGGCCAGCTGATGCGAATGCTCATAAAGAGCTACTCCGAAAGACGAATTCACAAAAGGATACTGCGTTGCATGTTGCTGTCCGCAATGAACATGCTGGTGTGGTGACTCTGTTAGTGGAGGCCGATCCTCACTTGTGTTCTTTCACTAATAGCGCCAATGAGTCGCCGTTGTTCCTAGCTGTTAGAAATGGCTATGCAAACATTgttctttatattttaaatgagTCTCCtatatttccttcttttcatGGGACTAATGGTGTGACGGCTTTGCATATGGCAGTAACTCGCAAACATCTTACAGGGAGAG GCATTGTGGAGACCATGGTGTCCAAAAAGCCTGGTATAATAAGAgaagtcgacgaacttgggtGGACTCCCTTACATTATGCAGCCTTGGGAGGAAATCTTGAAGCTGCAAGAGTGCTCTTGCAACTCGATAGTGATGCTTCTTACATCTTAGACAAATCTGGAATATCGGCTCTTCATGTCGCAGCCTATGCAGGCTGCACCAAAATATTGGAAGAGATGATTGGACGTCGACCTGATACCTGTGATTTGCTCAATGACAAAGGCCAAACGATTCTACATGCTGCAGTTTTAGGAGAACAAATAAATGTTGTGAATTATATATTGAAGAACCCTAAGCTTGCAGGACTTATAAATGAAGTAGATAACGATGGAAACACTCCTTTGCATCTAGCTGCCCGTCAACACAATCGCAAAATTATAACAACTTTGACACATGATCGTAGAGTGGACAAGACTGCTATTAATGAGGAATTCTCACAGGCCGTTGACTATTTTCTTGGTGACAATTTCGGCGAAAAG GAAAGCATAAATTTACGTGATCTTCATGTTTTGGATCACCTGGGGCGTTCAGTTGGTATCCCATTTTTCCAACAACAGATCACTTCCGATATCAAGAAACCGGAATCTCCGGGCAGCGTTGCACACAAGAGAGAGAAGCGCCAAGCTCATTCGGATCAAGTACCAAAAGGACGTGATACCATTCTACTTGTAGCAACGCTTATCGCCTCCGTCACATTCGCAGCGGGGCTCAACGTTCCTGGCGGATTTAAAAGCGACGGAACGGCAGCTTTACAGGATTCTAAATTTTTCGTATTCTTTATTACGCTTGACGTGGCAGCCTTTTCCCTCGCATTTATCGCAATCTTCATTGAGTTAATCGGAACAAtcataaaatttcaattagcCATACCTACAAGCACAACTCTCATTCAGCATTCCATTACTTGGATGGTGATGGCATTTTTTTCTGGCACGTTAGCAGTGATGTCGGAATCTGGCAAAGTGGGTATGTGCATCGGGGTTTTGACAAATTTCTTATTCATTGGCATCTACATGTATctagagaaaagaagaaagcctACAGCCAAGTTCAAAAAGATCCACATAATTTAA
- the LOC18780273 gene encoding serine/threonine-protein kinase WAG1, with translation MDEETTPFPISDYADLDLSFTSFTSSSTTVTDRTFTTSCSSPRSSLARSSLTLSFNESRLSTTSSTATSTATNTPLNHRKWDPHWSAIKAATALSSDRTLHLSHLKLLRHLGTGNLGRVFLCRLRDDHRDNPDAATFALKVVDKDSLTPKKLGHVSTEAEILSMLDHPFLPTLYARIDVSHYTCLLIDYCPNGDLHNLLLLQPLNRLPLPAVRFFAAEVLVALEYLHALGVVYRDLKPENILLRGDRHVMLSDFDLCFKADVSPAVQHRRVEKTGPTRRKNTHSCFGSRREHEEEMVAEFVAEPTTAYSKSCVGTHEYLAPELISGNGHGNGVDWWAFGVFIYELLHGTTPFKGGSKESTLRNIAASSGVRFHVAEGEEEGMKEARDLIERLLVRDPRRRLGCSKGATEIKQHPFFGGINWALIRTYRPPEVNGLRRRPSKPHVSPVAAALHKRKKCWWKGLCHFVKTRCNKHNNHSNSNYYKYYVSSKMVRKSSQI, from the coding sequence ATGGACGAAGAAACCACCCCTTTCCCGATTTCCGACTACGCAGATCTGGACCTAAGCTTCACCAGTttcacctcctcctccaccaccgTCACCGACCGCACCTTCACCACTTCCTGCTCCAGCCCCCGCTCCAGCTTAGCCCGCAGCAGCCTCACCCTCAGCTTCAACGAGTCCCGCCTCTCCACCACGTCCTCCACCGCCACGTCAACCGCCACAAATACCCCCCTCAACCACCGCAAGTGGGACCCCCACTGGTCCGCCATCAAAGCCGCGACCGCCCTCTCCTCCGACCGCACCCTCCACCTTAGCCACCTCAAGCTTCTCCGCCACCTCGGCACCGGCAACCTCGGCCGTGTCTTCCTCTGCCGCCTCCGCGACGACCACCGCGATAACCCCGATGCCGCCACCTTCGCCCTCAAGGTCGTCGACAAGGACTCCCTCACCCCCAAGAAGCTCGGCCACGTCAGCACCGAGGCCGAGATCCTCTCCATGCTCGACCACCCTTTCCTCCCTACGCTCTACGCCCGCATCGACGTCTCCCACTACACCTGCCTCCTCATCGACTACTGCCCCAACGGCGACCTCCACAATCTCCTCCTTCTCCAGCCCCTCAACCGCCTTCCCCTCCCTGCTGTCCGCTTCTTCGCCGCCGAGGTCCTCGTCGCCCTCGAGTACCTCCACGCGTTGGGAGTCGTCTATCGGGACCTGAAACCCGAAAACATACTCTTGCGCGGGGACCGGCATGTTATGTTATCAGACTTTGATCTATGCTTTAAAGCAGATGTAAGCCCCGCCGTCCAACACCGTCGTGTTGAAAAGACGGGGCCCACGAGAAGAAAAAATACTCATTCGTGTTTTGGTTCGAGGAGGGAGCATGAAGAGGAAATGGTGGCGGAGTTCGTGGCGGAGCCCACGACTGCTTATTCGAAATCTTGCGTTGGGACCCACGAGTACCTGGCACCCGAGTTGATCTCCGGTAACGGCCACGGCAACGGAGTTGATTGGTGGGCTTTCGGGGTGTTTATCTACGAGCTCCTCCACGGGACGACGCCGTTTAAAGGCGGGAGTAAAGAGAGCACGCTGCGCAATATAGCGGCGAGCAGTGGGGTAAGGTTCCACGTGGCGGAGGGAGAAGAGGAGGGAATGAAGGAGGCGAGGGATTTGATTGAGAGGCTGTTGGTGAGGGACCCACGGAGGAGGCTAGGATGCTCCAAGGGGGCCACTGAGATTAAACAGCACCCCTTTTTTGGTGGGATTAATTGGGCATTGATCCGGACTTACAGGCCGCCGGAGGTTAATGGGCTTAGAAGAAGGCCCAGTAAGCCCCATGTAAGCCCAGTGGCTGCAGCTTTGCATAAGAGGAAAAAGTGCTGGTGGAAAGGACTTTGTCATTTTGTGAAAACTAGATGTAACAAGCATAATAACCACAGTAATAGCAATTACTACAAATATTATGTGAGTAGTAAAATGGTGAGGAAAAGTagtcaaatttaa